The following nucleotide sequence is from Prosthecobacter dejongeii.
GTGCTAGAGACGGGCCTGGGTGGCCGCCTGGATGCCACGAATGCCATCACGCCCGAGGTCAGTGTGCTGACCCGCATCGGCCTGGATCATCGGGATCAACTGGGCGATACGATCGCCAAAATCGCCGGAGAAAAAGCGGGCATCATCAAACAAGGCGTGCCCGTGGTTTCAGCCCCGCAGGAGGAGTCTGCCCTGAAAGTGATCGAGCGCACCGCCAAGTCCCTGAAAGCCCCTTTCACTTTAGTGGATGGTCCTTTGTCGAACGTGAAGTTAGGCCTCATGGGGCCGCACCAGGCCTGGAATGCCTCACTGGCCCTGGAGGGACTGCGGGAAGCAGGCATCCGTGTGCCTGCCGTGGTGCTGGAATCTGCCCTGCAAAACGTTCACTGGGCTGGGCGCTTTCATCAGTTGGAAGAAGGCCGCGTGGTGGTGGATGGGGCGCACAATGGCGATGCGGCCCTGGCTCTGGCCTGGACATGGAAGACGGAGTTCCCCGGGCAAAAAGCCACTGTCATTTTCGGCGGCTCGACGGGCAAGGATCTGGTGGATGTGATGTGGCCCCTGGCCGAGATCGCGGAACGCTGGGTGCTAACCCCTTTTCAATCACCGCGCTCCGTGCCCGTGGAGACCCTTTCTGAAGCACTGGCCGAAGCCATGGCGGATGCCGAAGGCGACATCGAATCGATGGAGGCCCGCAGTCTGGACGATGCCTACGACGTCGCTCGCCAATTCCCCGAGCGCGTGCTGGTCACTGGATCTTTGTTCCTTGTGGGTGAGTTTCTCAGCAAGGTCACCACCTCCGGCACCTACCAGCCCAGCGGCCAGTAGTCACAGCAGCTCCTTTAGCCCCGTCCAGCGTTTCCGGCTTTCCTGCCTGCCCACGGCCATGCTGAGGGCGCGTGGATCCCCCACCAGCACCACCAGCTTTTTCGCCCGTGTGACGGCGGTGTAGATGAGGCTACGCTCTAGCAAGACATAATGCTGGGTGCTCACGGGAATGATGACGCAGGGAAACTCGCTGCCCTGGCTTTTATGAATGGTGAGGGCGTAGGCCAGTTGCAGCTCATCCAGCTCCCCTGGCTCATAGTCCACTAGGCGATCTCCCTCAAAGCGGACGCTGAGTTTCAGCGGATCGGTCTCAATGGTGACGATATGGCCGATGTCGCCATTGAAGACTTCTTTGTCGTAGTTGTTGTGCGTCTGGATGACCTTGTCCCCCACTCGGTAAGTGGTCTGGAAACGCTCCAGTTCATACTTCATCTCATGCGCCGGGTTGAGGGCCGATTGCAGAGATTCATTGAGGCTGCGCGTGCCTAACCAATGGCGATTCATCGGCGTCAGCACCTGGATGTCCTGGATGGGATCAAACTTATACTTTGCAGGCAGGCGCTGGTGCGCCAGTTGCACAATGAGGTCGCGGGTTTCTTCCGGCGATTGAGTCTCCAAGAAAAAGAAGTCGCTCTCCCGCTGCGGTTTCAGGTCCGGCACACAGCCACGATTGATCTCATGCGCACTGGTGATGATGCGGCTGGTGGCAGCCTGGCGGAAGATTTCCGTGAGCTGCACGCAGGGCACCTTGCCACTGGAGATGAGGTCATTCAGCACCATGCCCGGGCCCACGGAGGGGAGCTGGTCTGCATCTCCCACCAGCAGCAGATGCGCCCCTGCGGGCAGGGCCGAGAGGAACTGTGCCATCAGCGGCGCATCCAGCATGGAGCACTCATCCACCACAAAAAGGTCGCCCGTCAGCGGATGGCCATTGTGCCGTCCCCAGTTTCCCAGACCCTGATATTCTAACAAACGATGCAATGTCTTCGCTTCCAGGCCTGTGCTCTCATTCAGCCGTTTCGCCGCACGGCCCGTCGGTGCAGCCAGCACCATCTTCACCTTTTGATCTCGCAGTACTGTGAGGATGGTACGCAGGATGGTCGTCTTGCCCACCCCTGGGCCGCCGGTGATGATGAGGCAGCGATTTTTCAGGGCCTCTTTGACGGCGCGCTGTTGGCTTTCGGCCAGTACCTTGCCGGTATCCTGGGCAGCCTTCGCCATCGCAGCCTCCACATCCATTCGAGGGTAAGCGGGCGGGAAAGATACCAGCGTGGCGATGGAGCGGGCGATGCTTTGCTCCGCCGCGCGCAGGTAGGGCAGATAAAGAAAGCTCTGCCCATTCAGCGCATGGCGCTCCAGTTGCGAAGCGGTGATGAGTGTTTCCACCTCCGGCTGCAACAAGGAATCTGCCGCGCCCAGAAGCTGCGCCGTCTGCTCCATGACCCGTCCTTCTGGCAGGCAGCAGTGGCCGCTGCTGGCCGCCGTCTCCAGCACATGCAGCAGACCTGCACGCAGACGTTCGGGAGCATCTTTGGCCACGCCCATTTGATGTGCGATGCTATCCGCCGTTTTAAAACCGATGCCGTGGATGTCCTGGGCGAGGCGATAAGGATTGGTCGTCAGCACGGACAGCGCCTCTTCCCCATAGGTCTTGTGAATGCGCAGCGCCCGGGAAGAGCTGATGCCGTTCTGATGCAGAAAGAGCATGATGTTATGCACAGACTTCTGCTTCATCCACGATTCACGAATCTCCTGTCGGCGCTTTTTGCCGATGCCCTCCACGCCTTCCAGTTTTGAGGATTCATTCTCGATGATCTCGAAGATGCCTTTGCCGAATTTTTTCACCAACCGCTTCGCATACGCCGGGCCGATGCCTTCGATCAAACCGCTGCCCAAGTACTTTTCGATGCCCTCGCTGGAGTCTGGCCGCGTCAGCTTCAGCGTGTCCGCCTTAAATTGCTGTCCATACTCCCGCGTGGCCTCCCAGCGGCCCTGGGCTTCAAACTGCTCACCCGCCACTACACGCGGAGATTTGCCGATGAGGCTCACGGCCTCCCGCCGCCCCTGGGGGATCACCTTCAGGATGCAGTAGCCCGTGTCTTCCGTGTGATACACCACCCGCTCCACCAGCCCATGCAGGGTCTCTGTGGGGGCAGGGTTGGCATCGCGATTCATGACCGCAGACTAACGTGAACAGTCGCGGAATCGCAAATCTTCAAATGCCCATCAGCCTCGGTTTACCCACAGCCAAATCCCGGACAGGATGAGCGCACCGAGAGCGATCAAAACCAGACGAACCTGGAGCTTCACCCGCTGCATGCGCTGCTTTTCACGCGGATCTTTATCAATCTGCTCCAACTGCTCCATCACCGCCCGTACCTGCTCGTCCACAAACTGCGGCTTTTGCCCCGCCTGGATCTCGCGCGAAATCGCCTCCAGCTTGTCCGGCTTCAAGTAATGATCCGTCGTGATGAGATGCCGCGCCCGATCTTCCAGACTCTCAGGCACAAACCGACACACCGGGCAGGCCTTCCAGGCACCCGTTTTCATGCGTCCACATTCCAGGCAAACAGCGGCGGTCATAGGTCTTTAAATTCATCAGGCCAGATCGCTTCCGTAAATCCAAAAAGCATCCCGGTTGCGAACTCGCTGGTCATTACACATTTGGCCTTTGTCTGGAATCTGTGTGTCCCGCGTTGCCGTTGGCACAAGATGCGCTAGCATCGGCCCACTCTCTCACTCCCTATGGATATCCTCCCTCTCCTCGCCGTCAATGTCTTCGACATGTCTTGGGTTTCTAGCCCGGAGGCATGGATCGCGCTCGCCACTCTGACGGTGATGGAGATCGTCCTGGGGATTGATAACATCGTCTTCATTTCCATCCTGGTGGATAAGCTACCTGTGGCCGAGCGCGCCCGTGCCCGCTTCCTGGGCTTGGCCTTTGCGATGGTCACCCGCATTCTTCTGCTGCTCTCTATTACTTGGGTCATGCAGCTCAAAAACCCGCTCTTTGCCGTTTTCAGCCATCAGATTTCGGGTAAGGACCTCATCCTGATCCTGGGTGGTCTATTCCTCCTGTGGAAGAGCACCAAGGAAATTCACCACAAGATCGAAGGTGCCCACGAAGAGGCCCACACCGCCAGCAAAGGCCGCGCAGCCCTGAGTTCCATCCTCATCCAGATCGCCATTCTAGACATCGTCTTCTCGCTGGATTCTGTCATCACCGCCGTCGGCATGGTGGATGACATCATGGTCATGGTCATCGCTGTGATGATCGCTGTCGGCTTCATGATGGTGTTCGCGGGCACGGTGAGTGACTTCATCAGCAGGCACCCGACCGTGAAGGTGCTGGCACTTTCTTTCCTCCTGCTCATCGGCACCACGCTGATTGCGGAGGGCTTCCACGTTCACTTCCAGAAAGGCTACGTCTATTTTGCCATGGCCTTCTCCATCATGGTGGAGTTTCTGAACATTCGCATGAAGAGCAAGGCCGAGAAAAAAGCCGCTGCTCTGGCCGCAGGGAAGTAATTTCCCCCTTTCATCCTCGCGTTTATTTGAAAAACCCCGGGCCGATCTGGCTCGGGGTTTTTTATGCCCATGCACTGCGCCATTTTGGCTATTGAGTGTGACAGGAGGTTTCTCCAATAGTGACATAATGGCTTTAATGAATGCCGTCTCGTAAAAGTCAATTTCACTTAGTCTGTTGATTACCAGTGGATTAAATCCAAGCGCCTCACTTTGGCACAGAGGATGCACTTCTTTAGAACCGTCTTAACAAGACATTCTTGATCAACTCAAACTCATTCAAACCTATGAAACTCGCACGTTACACTCCTTCCTTTGATCTCGGTCGAGTCGCCGACTTTGACCAATGGCTGCGTCATCCGTTTGCTGGTTTCCCCGCCGTGGGCCAGCTCCTCGGTGACTTTCTGCCCGGCGTTGCCGGTCGCCTCGCTGCCGATGTCTATGAGGACCAGGACAACTACTACGCCCGCTTTGAACTTCCCGGTGTGAAGAAGGAAGACGTGAAGGTGGAGGTACATGACCGCCTCCTCACCGTCTCCACCCAGCGCCAAACGAAGGACGAAGGGCAGGAGGAATCCTACAGCCTCAGCCGCTCCATCTCCGTTCCGGAAAGCGTCCGTGCCGATGCCATCGCCGCGAAGATGGAAGACGGCATCCTCACCGTGACCCTGCCGAAGCAGGAAGAGAGGAAACCCAAGCTGATCCAAGTCAACTAACCCCCAACCCCCAGGGAGCGCGGGCACACAGCCCGCCTCCTTCCTTCACCCAACCTCGATTTAACAAACGACCTGATCTTTTTTATGAACGCTACCTGCTGCAACCCTGCCTCCACCGCCACTCAATCTGCCCCTAGCGTGGGCGTGACAGAGAGCCTGCAAAAACCCCTCTACAACGTCATCGGCAATGCCGATGCCTACGAAGTCCGTGTCGAACTGCCTGGGGTCGCCAAGAGCGGTGTCAAGATTGACCTGGAGGATAATGTGCTCTCCATCCGTGGCGAGCGCCAGTCGGCCACCCCTGAAGGCTGGAAAACGCTCCATCGCGAGCTCTCCACCCTCGGTTACCAACTCCGACTGCGTCTCAACACGCCCGTGGATGAGGACAAGCTGACCGCCAACCTCGAAAATGGGGTGCTGACGCTGAAGCTCCCCCTCAAGGAAGCCGCCAAGCCTCGCCGGATCGAAGTCCAATAACCTCCATCTTTTAAAAACCCCAAACCCCAGCGCAGCATCGGCAACGGTGCTGCGTTTTTTTAGCGGCAAATTCAGGGGCCAAAATCCGCGAAGCGTCCTG
It contains:
- a CDS encoding bifunctional folylpolyglutamate synthase/dihydrofolate synthase; amino-acid sequence: MSTPALDWLYSTQLYGIKLGLENVHKLLEAMALPQAGMKFIHVAGTNGKGSTCAFMHAILKESGISAGLFTSPHLIRFNERIRDTEREISDEELEAGLTKIRTLVADWTPHPTFFEIALALALDWFRLRGNEWVVLETGLGGRLDATNAITPEVSVLTRIGLDHRDQLGDTIAKIAGEKAGIIKQGVPVVSAPQEESALKVIERTAKSLKAPFTLVDGPLSNVKLGLMGPHQAWNASLALEGLREAGIRVPAVVLESALQNVHWAGRFHQLEEGRVVVDGAHNGDAALALAWTWKTEFPGQKATVIFGGSTGKDLVDVMWPLAEIAERWVLTPFQSPRSVPVETLSEALAEAMADAEGDIESMEARSLDDAYDVARQFPERVLVTGSLFLVGEFLSKVTTSGTYQPSGQ
- the recD2 gene encoding SF1B family DNA helicase RecD2, with product MNRDANPAPTETLHGLVERVVYHTEDTGYCILKVIPQGRREAVSLIGKSPRVVAGEQFEAQGRWEATREYGQQFKADTLKLTRPDSSEGIEKYLGSGLIEGIGPAYAKRLVKKFGKGIFEIIENESSKLEGVEGIGKKRRQEIRESWMKQKSVHNIMLFLHQNGISSSRALRIHKTYGEEALSVLTTNPYRLAQDIHGIGFKTADSIAHQMGVAKDAPERLRAGLLHVLETAASSGHCCLPEGRVMEQTAQLLGAADSLLQPEVETLITASQLERHALNGQSFLYLPYLRAAEQSIARSIATLVSFPPAYPRMDVEAAMAKAAQDTGKVLAESQQRAVKEALKNRCLIITGGPGVGKTTILRTILTVLRDQKVKMVLAAPTGRAAKRLNESTGLEAKTLHRLLEYQGLGNWGRHNGHPLTGDLFVVDECSMLDAPLMAQFLSALPAGAHLLLVGDADQLPSVGPGMVLNDLISSGKVPCVQLTEIFRQAATSRIITSAHEINRGCVPDLKPQRESDFFFLETQSPEETRDLIVQLAHQRLPAKYKFDPIQDIQVLTPMNRHWLGTRSLNESLQSALNPAHEMKYELERFQTTYRVGDKVIQTHNNYDKEVFNGDIGHIVTIETDPLKLSVRFEGDRLVDYEPGELDELQLAYALTIHKSQGSEFPCVIIPVSTQHYVLLERSLIYTAVTRAKKLVVLVGDPRALSMAVGRQESRKRWTGLKELL
- a CDS encoding TerC family protein — encoded protein: MSWVSSPEAWIALATLTVMEIVLGIDNIVFISILVDKLPVAERARARFLGLAFAMVTRILLLLSITWVMQLKNPLFAVFSHQISGKDLILILGGLFLLWKSTKEIHHKIEGAHEEAHTASKGRAALSSILIQIAILDIVFSLDSVITAVGMVDDIMVMVIAVMIAVGFMMVFAGTVSDFISRHPTVKVLALSFLLLIGTTLIAEGFHVHFQKGYVYFAMAFSIMVEFLNIRMKSKAEKKAAALAAGK
- a CDS encoding Hsp20/alpha crystallin family protein, which codes for MKLARYTPSFDLGRVADFDQWLRHPFAGFPAVGQLLGDFLPGVAGRLAADVYEDQDNYYARFELPGVKKEDVKVEVHDRLLTVSTQRQTKDEGQEESYSLSRSISVPESVRADAIAAKMEDGILTVTLPKQEERKPKLIQVN
- a CDS encoding Hsp20/alpha crystallin family protein, coding for MNATCCNPASTATQSAPSVGVTESLQKPLYNVIGNADAYEVRVELPGVAKSGVKIDLEDNVLSIRGERQSATPEGWKTLHRELSTLGYQLRLRLNTPVDEDKLTANLENGVLTLKLPLKEAAKPRRIEVQ